The proteins below are encoded in one region of Macrococcus armenti:
- a CDS encoding cation transporter, which yields METILNVEGMTCGHCKAAVESAAKEVSGVTDAVVNLELGNVTVTHDDALNIDEVKQSIEDQGYDVK from the coding sequence ATGGAAACAATTTTAAACGTAGAAGGTATGACTTGTGGTCATTGTAAAGCAGCGGTTGAAAGTGCAGCGAAAGAAGTGTCTGGTGTAACTGATGCTGTGGTGAATTTAGAGTTAGGAAATGTTACAGTAACGCATGATGACGCACTTAACATTGACGAAGTAAAGCAATCGATTGAAGATCAGGGATACGACGTAAAATAA